CCGGTAAAGCCGTCGCGCGCCGCGCGACCCGCATAGCGGGCGAGACCGTCGAGATCGCGGAAGGCCGGGAACACCGTCTCGATCGCCGGCACCCCGGCCGCGTGCGCGCCGAACAGGGTGAGCGCGCGAGCGATCTCGTAGGGGGCGGTGTAGCTCCCGTCCTCCTCGCGGCTGGTCGCGGCGCCGATCGCGGCGGGCAGATCCTCCGCCCCCCAGGTCAGCCCGCACAGGCGATGCGCCACCGGGCCGTAATTGCCGAGCTGGAACACGGCGGCCGGCGTCTCGCTGGCGATCGGCAGGATCGGCACGAACAGTTCGCGCGCCGCCATGCGGTTGCCCAGCGCCTCGATCGAGGCGGCGCCCTCGGCCTTGGGGAAGACGATACCATCGGGCTTGCCGGGCGCGATCGCCCGGAGGTCCAGCGCGATGTCCTGGCTGTCGAGCGGATTCACGCGGACGAACAGCTTCACCGCCCGGTCGGTGGTGGCGGCGAGGAAGTCCGCGACCATCTCGCGCGCCTTCGGCCGGGCATCGGCGGCCACCGCATCCTCCAGATCGAGGATCAGCGCGTCGGCGCCGAGGCCCAGTGCCTTCTCCATCCGCTCCAGCCGGTCGCCGGGGACGAAGAGCAGCGAGCGGAGCCTCATGCCGCTCTCCGGTGCAGCAGCGCGGATCGGGTGCAGCGGCACACCACCTCGTCGCGCTGGTTGATCAGCTCGTGCGCGAATGTGACGATGCCGGCGGTGGGCCGGGACTTGCTGTCCTTCAGCTCGACCACCGCACTGGTCGCGCGCATCGTGTCGCCGATGAACACCGGCTTGGGCATGACGAGCTTGTCATAGCCGAGGTTGGCGACCAGCGTGCCCAGCGTCGTCTCGCCCACCGACAGGCCGACCATCAGCGCGAAGGTGAAGGTGCCGTTGACGAGGATCTGGCCGAACTCGCTGGCCTTCGCCGCCTCCAGATCGAGGTGGAGCGGCTGCGGATTGTGAGTCATGGTCGAGAAGAGCAGGTTGTCCGTCTCGGTCACGGTGCGGCGGATCGGGTGCTCGATCCGGTCCCCCACCTGCCATTCGTCGAAATATCGCCCGGCCATGTCGTCCTCTCTCCTGATCGACGGACAAGGCTCTCCGCCATCCGCGCCGCCGGATCAAGCACAGCGCGCCATTCTTCGATCATGCAAAGAGAAACTGCGCGACGGATATAAGACGTATACAGCCTTGCCCGACACGAAAGGCGTGCCAAAGAGTGCGCCGCGACCCATATGGAGAGACGCATGACCACGGCCCCCTATATCGTCGGCATCGGCGGCACGACGTCACCCGGCTCCTCCACCGAGCAGGCGCTGATGCTGGCGCTCGCCTCGGCCGAGCGGGAGGGGGCGCGGGTGCGGCTGTTCGGCGGGGCCGACATCGTGAGCCTGCCGCATTATGCTTATGGCGTCGCCGCCGGGCACGAAGGCGCGAGCGCGCTGGTGCAGGCGGTGCGCGAGGCCGACGGGCTGATCATCGCCAGCCCCGGCTATCACGGATCGATCTCCGGCCTGGTCAAGAACGCGGTCGACTTCATCGAGGAAACCGCGAAGGACGAGCGCGTCTATCTGGACGGACTGCCGGTCGGCCTGATCGTCACCGCTTATGGCTGGCAGGCGACGGGATCGACGCTGGCCACCTTGCGCTCGATCGTCCACGCGCTGCGCGGCTGGCCGACGCCGCTGGGCGCCGCGATCAAGTCCGCCTCGGGCATGTTCACGGATGGCGCCTGCAACGATCCGGCCGCGGCGGGGCAGCTCGATCTGGTCGGGCGGCAGGTCGCGGAGTT
The nucleotide sequence above comes from Sphingomonas oryzagri. Encoded proteins:
- a CDS encoding NADPH-dependent FMN reductase, translated to MTTAPYIVGIGGTTSPGSSTEQALMLALASAEREGARVRLFGGADIVSLPHYAYGVAAGHEGASALVQAVREADGLIIASPGYHGSISGLVKNAVDFIEETAKDERVYLDGLPVGLIVTAYGWQATGSTLATLRSIVHALRGWPTPLGAAIKSASGMFTDGACNDPAAAGQLDLVGRQVAEFARLRSRLPSATATGPN
- a CDS encoding HpcH/HpaI aldolase/citrate lyase family protein, which codes for MRLRSLLFVPGDRLERMEKALGLGADALILDLEDAVAADARPKAREMVADFLAATTDRAVKLFVRVNPLDSQDIALDLRAIAPGKPDGIVFPKAEGAASIEALGNRMAARELFVPILPIASETPAAVFQLGNYGPVAHRLCGLTWGAEDLPAAIGAATSREEDGSYTAPYEIARALTLFGAHAAGVPAIETVFPAFRDLDGLARYAGRAARDGFTGMMAIHPAQIAPINAAFTPSEQAVAHARAVVAAFAANPGAGALQLDGRMIDAPHLKQARRTLALAGEG
- a CDS encoding MaoC family dehydratase, encoding MAGRYFDEWQVGDRIEHPIRRTVTETDNLLFSTMTHNPQPLHLDLEAAKASEFGQILVNGTFTFALMVGLSVGETTLGTLVANLGYDKLVMPKPVFIGDTMRATSAVVELKDSKSRPTAGIVTFAHELINQRDEVVCRCTRSALLHRRAA